In Syntrophomonadaceae bacterium, a genomic segment contains:
- a CDS encoding redox-sensing transcriptional repressor Rex, whose translation MKTMKIPEATIIRLSVYSRFLDQVDRRGVVTISSDEIAEGVGVSPAQVRKDLAYFGEFGTRGVGYNAKDLHRQIMKILGLNHSWPVVIVGAGNLGTALSMYGGFRNRGFRVLAIFDNDPHKIGYKLNGIEIHPLSEMENVISQAGNVIGIIAVPSEYAQETANLLVKAGVKAILNFAPRVLTLPEEIEFRNVDLSVNLEILTFNLGYRRGKY comes from the coding sequence TTGAAGACCATGAAGATTCCCGAGGCAACCATTATCCGTCTTTCGGTCTATTCACGCTTCCTGGATCAAGTGGATAGAAGGGGAGTTGTGACTATTTCATCTGATGAGATTGCCGAGGGTGTTGGCGTAAGCCCTGCCCAGGTCCGAAAAGATTTGGCCTATTTCGGAGAATTCGGCACCCGGGGTGTAGGGTACAATGCCAAAGATTTACATCGGCAGATCATGAAAATCCTTGGTTTAAACCATTCCTGGCCGGTGGTAATTGTGGGAGCCGGCAATCTGGGGACTGCTCTTTCAATGTATGGCGGCTTCCGCAACAGAGGGTTCCGGGTGCTGGCCATATTCGACAACGACCCCCATAAGATTGGCTATAAGTTAAACGGGATCGAAATTCATCCCCTTTCCGAAATGGAAAACGTTATTTCTCAAGCGGGAAATGTTATCGGTATCATTGCTGTTCCATCGGAGTATGCCCAGGAAACAGCCAACTTGCTGGTTAAAGCCGGAGTAAAGGCTATCCTGAACTTTGCTCCCCGGGTTTTGACGCTGCCTGAAGAAATTGAGTTCCGCAATGTGGATTTGTCTGTAAACTTGGAAATTTTGACCTTTAACTTAGGCTATCGCAGAGGAAAATACTAG
- the maf gene encoding septum formation inhibitor Maf, producing the protein MRLILASASPRREQLLRQIGLTFEVIPSQVDETVPAEMTQNHGALVQELALRKAAAVARHLSGGLVIGADTIVVSKNGDILGKPVSRGKAVEMLTCLNGQSHHVFTGIALADALSGRCRQAFQETEVSFRQLSLAEIEAYVNTGEPVDKAGAYGIQGMGALLVEKINGCYFNVVGLPLTKLAVLLREFGIRVL; encoded by the coding sequence ATGAGATTAATACTTGCTTCGGCTTCGCCAAGACGGGAACAGTTGCTGCGGCAAATCGGACTGACTTTTGAAGTAATCCCGAGTCAGGTTGATGAAACTGTGCCGGCTGAAATGACCCAAAACCATGGGGCTTTGGTGCAGGAACTGGCCCTCAGAAAAGCTGCCGCCGTTGCAAGACACCTATCTGGCGGCCTTGTCATAGGTGCGGATACGATCGTGGTCAGTAAAAACGGGGATATTCTGGGCAAGCCGGTTTCCAGGGGCAAAGCGGTAGAAATGCTGACGTGTCTTAACGGCCAATCCCACCACGTGTTTACAGGTATTGCTCTGGCGGACGCGTTATCAGGGCGATGCCGCCAGGCATTTCAAGAGACCGAGGTTTCTTTCCGGCAGTTGTCCTTGGCGGAAATTGAAGCATATGTGAATACCGGTGAGCCGGTGGATAAGGCTGGCGCTTACGGCATTCAAGGCATGGGAGCGCTCTTGGTGGAGAAAATAAACGGCTGTTATTTTAACGTGGTTGGTTTGCCTTTAACAAAACTGGCAGTACTGCTCCGGGAATTCGGCATCCGGGTCCTTTAA
- the radC gene encoding DNA repair protein RadC: MKDLPEDMRPRERLVAVGAQGLSSPELLAILLGTGTTGETALDLAAAILSRPGGLSYLALASCEDLRSVKGVGFAKAAQIKAAVELGRRIAIASHGEQPLIKSPDDVAVLLMEELRWLDREYFKVLSLNTKNRLLAVDTVSIGHLSGSLVHPREVFKNPIKRSAAAVILAHNHPSGDPAPSRDDTEVTKRLWEAGKLLGIDVLDHVIIGDNRHVSLKERGII, from the coding sequence ATGAAAGATCTCCCCGAAGATATGCGCCCCAGAGAAAGGCTGGTGGCAGTGGGCGCACAAGGGCTGTCTAGCCCGGAACTGCTGGCGATATTGTTAGGAACCGGCACAACAGGGGAAACCGCGTTGGATTTGGCTGCTGCTATTCTCAGCCGCCCCGGCGGGCTCTCTTATTTAGCCCTGGCTTCTTGTGAAGACTTGAGATCTGTCAAGGGAGTGGGATTTGCTAAGGCAGCCCAAATCAAAGCGGCTGTTGAGCTTGGCCGCCGCATTGCCATCGCTTCCCATGGGGAACAGCCGCTTATTAAATCTCCTGATGATGTGGCGGTTTTATTGATGGAAGAATTGCGGTGGCTGGACCGGGAGTATTTTAAGGTGCTAAGTTTAAACACAAAAAACCGCTTGCTGGCTGTCGATACTGTTTCCATCGGTCATCTGAGCGGTTCGTTGGTGCACCCGCGGGAAGTCTTTAAGAATCCAATCAAGCGCAGCGCAGCTGCCGTTATTTTGGCGCATAACCATCCAAGTGGCGACCCGGCGCCCAGCCGGGACGATACAGAAGTAACAAAAAGACTGTGGGAGGCCGGCAAGCTGCTTGGTATTGATGTGTTAGACCATGTCATTATCGGAGATAACCGGCATGTCAGCTTGAAAGAAAGAGGTATAATTTAA
- a CDS encoding bifunctional folylpolyglutamate synthase/dihydrofolate synthase encodes MDYREAIQYLTDLTKFGYNFGLGRIEHLMGLLGNPHHRLRFIHVGGTNGKGSTSVMIASILQSAGYKTGLFTSPHLHSYTERTKINGRDIPEVRVAALIERLRPLLEQMVREGHEHPTEFEVNTALSLLYFAEEEVDFAVLEVGLGGAIDSTNIIPAPLVAVITNVGMDHMEYLGNTVGEIAQVKAGIIKSEGLVVTAARHPEALTAIKEKCKEEAAFLYHVDDLMAWEEIKVDSTGCLFNLKGSTRLYQELFLPLVGRHQLINAATAVLTIEVLERKGVRILAGAVKEGLANTSWPARLEVFGHSPAILIDVAHNYDGAVTLEKALQEFFRHKELVLLIGMLADKEREKVLRLLAPLARFVVVTKPLSPRAGDWQEMGRMASRYTASVFLEEDVHLALNKAISLAGPDDLVCATGSFYTIAEIRSLLIQRELEHSINMRKKGFLATK; translated from the coding sequence GTGGACTACCGGGAAGCTATTCAGTATCTGACAGATTTGACCAAGTTCGGCTATAATTTTGGCCTGGGCAGAATTGAGCACCTGATGGGATTGTTGGGTAACCCTCATCACCGGCTAAGGTTTATTCATGTGGGCGGCACCAATGGGAAAGGCTCCACGTCTGTGATGATTGCCTCTATTCTGCAGTCAGCAGGCTACAAGACAGGGCTATTCACTTCGCCTCACCTGCATAGCTATACCGAAAGGACGAAAATAAATGGCCGGGATATTCCTGAAGTCCGGGTGGCCGCGCTGATTGAAAGGCTCCGTCCTTTGCTGGAGCAGATGGTAAGAGAAGGACACGAACATCCTACCGAGTTTGAGGTAAATACGGCCCTGTCTCTATTATATTTTGCAGAGGAAGAGGTGGACTTTGCCGTATTAGAGGTGGGGTTAGGCGGGGCAATCGATTCAACCAATATTATCCCTGCCCCTCTGGTGGCGGTAATTACCAATGTTGGAATGGACCACATGGAATACCTGGGCAACACCGTCGGGGAAATTGCCCAGGTAAAGGCCGGGATTATTAAGTCCGAGGGTTTAGTAGTTACCGCTGCCCGCCATCCGGAGGCTTTAACAGCGATCAAGGAAAAGTGTAAAGAGGAGGCTGCCTTTCTTTACCATGTTGACGACTTGATGGCCTGGGAAGAGATTAAGGTTGACAGCACCGGTTGTTTATTTAATTTAAAGGGTTCGACTCGTTTATACCAGGAGCTGTTTTTGCCCCTGGTGGGCAGGCATCAGCTGATCAATGCCGCTACTGCCGTTTTAACAATTGAGGTATTGGAAAGGAAGGGAGTCCGCATCTTGGCGGGAGCAGTAAAAGAGGGATTGGCGAATACCAGCTGGCCCGCCAGACTGGAGGTCTTTGGCCATTCTCCTGCAATCCTTATCGATGTTGCTCATAATTATGACGGGGCCGTAACTTTAGAAAAGGCTTTGCAAGAGTTTTTCCGGCATAAAGAACTGGTTTTGTTGATCGGCATGCTGGCTGACAAGGAAAGAGAAAAAGTCTTGCGTCTTTTGGCTCCTTTGGCTCGTTTTGTGGTGGTGACAAAACCCTTAAGCCCAAGGGCAGGCGATTGGCAGGAAATGGGGCGCATGGCCAGCAGATATACTGCTTCTGTTTTTTTGGAAGAAGATGTCCATCTGGCCCTGAATAAAGCCATCAGCCTGGCTGGCCCTGATGACCTTGTTTGTGCCACCGGTTCTTTCTACACCATAGCAGAGATCAGGTCATTGCTGATCCAAAGAGAGCTGGAACATTCAATAAATATGCGAAAAAAAGGTTTTTTGGCAACAAAATAG